Genomic DNA from Equus asinus isolate D_3611 breed Donkey chromosome 10, EquAss-T2T_v2, whole genome shotgun sequence:
GGAGAGTCAGTACTTGCCTGTCTATTCCCCAAGGTGTAGCTGTtgcagctgctgctggggctCACAGTGACCTTCTCCCTACAGGGCTCACAGTGCAGGGTGAGCCTGGCTACAGCCAACCTCTGAACAGCTGCAGTACCTGCCTGTGAGAGAAGGAACCCTGGAATCCACAGACTAATTTTCCacacctttccttctttcctctgctATTGCTCCTTTTCCAGGatttgagaaaactgaaaacaacccgcAGCTCCAGGAGGTGGACCACGGAGCATGAGTGGCACGCTTCCCTGCTGGTCTGGCTCCCAGTCTGCACCCTGAGGGCGCTCTGACTGGGCTGCCACTATGTTTGCTGCATCAGAGGTGGCGGCTGCGGATAAGCCTTACGTGTGCAGTGAGTGCGGCAAGAGTTTCCGCTACAGTACGGTGCTGCTGCGGCACGAGCGTGCCCATGGCGGAGACAGCCGCTTCCGTTGCCTAGACTGCGGGGAACGCTGCGCACAGGCCGCCGACCTCCGAGCGCACCAACGCGCCCATACCGGCCAGACGCTCTACATCTGCAGTGACTGCGGCCAGAGCTTCCGCCACAGTGGCCGCCTCGACCTGCACCAGAGCACGCACAGGCGGCAAAGCCGCTCCTGCCCCTGCCGTGCTTGCGGCCGCCGCTTCCCACACCTCCCAGCTCTAATGCTGCACCGGCGCCGCCGGCACCCACCTGAGCGGCCCAGCCGCTGTCCGCTGTGCTCCCGCACCTTCCGCCAGAGTGCGCTGTGCTTCCACCAGGCGAGGGCGCACCCGTGGGGGACACCTGCCCCGGCAGCCGACTTGCTCCACCGCTGTGCACAGTGCCCACGGGCGTTTCGCAGCAGCACCGGGCTGCGGTGCCATGAGCGCGTCCATGCGGCCCAGAGCCATGGCAGCTCCACACCCCGGCAGCCATGCGCTCCAGCCACACACCAGTGTGGCGTGTGTGGCAAGAGCTTCTCCAAGAGCTCCACGCTAACGCGACACTTGCAGACGCACTCAGGTGAGAAACCCTTCAAATGCCCCGAGTGCGGCAAGGGCTTCTCAGAGAGCGCCACGCTGGGGCGCCATCAGCGCACACACACGGGTGAGAAGCCCTACGCGTGCCCCGACTGTGGGCGCTGCTTCAGCGAGAGCTCCACGCTGCTGCGCCACAGGCGCAGCCACCAGGGTGAGCGGCCGCATGCATGCTCCACCTGCGGCAAGGGCTTTGGACAGCGCTCCGACCTGGTGGTGCACCAGCGCATCCACACGGGTGAGAGGCCTTTCCCATGTCCTGAGTGCAACCACCGCTTCAGTGACCGCTCAGACCTCACCAAGCACCGGCGCACGCACACGGGCGAGAAGCCCTACCGCTGCGAGTTGTGCGGAAAACTCTTCACGTGCGTGTCCAACCTCAATGTGCACCGGCGCAACCACGCCGGCCAGAAGCCCCACAAGTGCCCCGAGTGTGGCAAGGCCTTCAGCGTGGGCTCGAAGCTGGAGCTGCACCGCAAGACGCACCTGGGCGAGCGGCCAGCAGAATGTGCCGAGTGTGGCAAATGCTTCAGCCACAGCCGCTCACTGTCACAGCACCAGCGGGCCCACACGCGTGCTCGCACTGCCGCCGCCACCCAGGCCCCACTGGGAGCTGCCCTCATCTTTGCTGGGCAGGCAGGACAGGAAAAGCTAGAAGTTTCTCTGTCCCGGTTGAGGGAGACTTGCTGAGAGACTCCTCTGGAGTGTGCTAGGCAAGCATCAATACACTGCCACAGGGATGGTGGGGCAACTCACAGATGGACGTTGTGGGACGTCGTGGAAGGGCAGCACCGCCTGTCCCCTTTCCCTATCTCTGTTGGTAGCCTTTCACCTGGCCTCCTGCCACACCCCTACAGCGACTTCCCTTGTCAGCTCTTTTCCTGTCCTCAGCCCTTCTGCCCTCTGCGGTGTAGCTGCAGGGAGGGGAAAACCTCCCAGACCCCAGCATGGAAGAGAGCCCAGATGCTGGTGTGGTCCTCCACTGCTGTTGTGCTCTCAGGGGtttcttgttttctcatctgtgttgTCTTCTCCTGTCCCATCTCCTTTTTCTAGTCTgagtctcctccctctctccttcccggGGGCTTTTGCTATTGTGCCTCTTCAGGTAATGATCACACATGTGGTCACACACACCCTACCTGCCCTGTGGTCTTGCCTCTTGGTTCTACTTGACTGTTGGTCTCTCTGCTGCTTTCCTCCTGGGCTTCTGAGAGATGGTGGGAGAGCTCACTTCAATGAAGGACATTTACACGCCAGAAGGACCTAGCCTACTGCCTGGCAGAGATGGCCCACCCACATCAAGGTGGGCGggacacctcagcatggctgcctGCCTATCCCATAGGCCAGACCTGATGGTGTCCAGATCCAGGTGCCTCTCAGGACAGAGTTCTCCTGAGAGGCACCACCAGAGGTGGGTGGCATTAGCTCTGGAACCTGGGCCAAGACCACATGGGTCCACAAAGCCAGGCACTGCCAATTTTAGCATCAGAATGTTATTTCTAAATCAAGCCTGGAgccatggggaaactgagctcCACAGAGGTAACAGTGCAGGGTGGAAAATCCCCTGGAATTGGCCAGAGATTTTTTGCTTATGGCTGGTGAAATAAAGAGTTGCTTATTTGGGTTCTGGATCCCCAGAGCCCCCCTTTGTCAAATGTGAGGCTGCTGTCTTTGCAGACTTCAGGAGTGATCCAAGAGCCAGGCCCTTTCAAAGTTCCAAGGTCTTGTCCCTTCCAAAGGTAGCTCAGCCATCTTGCAAGTACGGGCCCCTCTATTTTGCACTGGAAGACAGTACTATTCAGGGGCCTATACATTTGGTTCTCTTGGTCAATGGAGAGTACAAATGTGGCCAGGATCACATACCTCTTTTCCTGCTCCAGCCCATTTCTCTGGAATGACCCAGCACTCTCCATACGGTCACGGCCTGCCCTGCTTAAGTGCAAGGGTAGGTGTGATACTCCATAGAAAGGGCTGCAAACTGCCAAAGCAAATTGGGAAAGAAAGCTGGGTCCTCAAGGTGGGGGCAGATAGGGGCCTGCAGAGAGAGGAACAGGGCCTACGCCTATGGTGCACTTCAGGCACATGCCAGCAGAGCCTGCTTCCAAAGGAATCAGGTGCCAAAACACTCGCTCTGCCCACACACGTCCATGTAAAATACTGGGTTTATTCTGTCCTTTAGGAAGACTAAAGTAGCCTGGGTCCCCTAGAGCCCAGTCTTGCCCCCACTCTGCTCTTCCTGTCGTTCTAGTTCCAGGGACCAGGCATCTGGCTCTTCTCCTCCTTGCTCCTTTTCAGTCCCTGGGGTCTCGCTCCCCAAAGCCTGGGGAATGCTCACTGCTGAGGGAGCAGGGTCGGAGCCTGAGGAACTGGAGAGGGCCTGGACCCATCACTGGACCCCAGGGGTGTAGGGGAAGAGATGCTGGCACAGGGCTCCAGTAGGCCAGGTGACTCTTGTGGGGCTGGGTGCAGGGTTGGGTGGCTTTTGCTGCGGTGAGCTGCAACACTGTCTGGCTTCTCAAAGCACTTGCCACAGAACTCACAAGGGAAGCGCAGAGTAGCTGCTGTCTCTGCATGCTTGCGCCGGTGCCAGTTCAGGGAGGCCTTCTGGCGGCAGGTGAACCCGCAGATCTCACACCTGAGCCAGGGAcatcagagggaaggaaggggcctCAGTCCACCTTGACATCCCCAGGGGTTCCTTCTGCTCCCAGCTGCCACTGTCCTGCCAGCCTCCctgccagccctccctcccccacactcACTGCaggggtttctctccagtgtggatgCGCCGGTGGATGATGAGGTTGCTGCTGGTGCGGAAAGACCGAGCGCAGAACTCACAGATGTAGTCCCGGGTATCTGCGAGTGCATGGGGGACACCCCAGCATCCATCCCCAGGCTGTGGCCCCTCCTCAGCCCACCCCACTCCACATACCCAGGAGTACTGTCCCGGTTCAGCCTGCATATCCCACCCTTTCCAGCCCTCAAGAGTGCCTTGTGGCTGTCAGCAGTCAATTTCCTCCCTTGTCTtttcccctgcccctgccctccctgccagCTATCACAGCACCTGCCCGTTGCCAGTCTCCAGCAGCTCTCATAGGCCTGCTGTCGTTTTTCTCCTACACCCCCAAGCCTCAGGGCCTGCATGGAGGAGGTATCCTTGCCTGTCATGGCATCCTTTAGACCTCTGTCCCACCACTGCACTGTATATCCTGCCAtcagaccacacacacacctgcagccTTCACCCCCTTCACTCCCCTGTGCTCCACACAACTGTCTCCAAGCCCTCTCCTCGGCCACCCCTCCTGCTGTCGTTTTGTTTTATACATGTCCAGCACTCCACTTCTCTGTTCCCTGACCTTCACTGACCTGGTCCCCCACCATTctcagccacctctcccaggtCATACCCCATCACTGTACCACCTTGAAATCACAGTTTCAAGCAACCCAAATTCAGCTATGGCCTCCTACTTTTTCCTGCTACAATAATCCCATGACTCCAGGCTGCCAGTCCAGTGGCCCGCTGCCTTTCCACAGGGTGTCTTTATAGCCTTTCTTCATTCATACTACCAATTAATCTGTTCCCCTCTCCTTCAGCTGTACCTGCTTGGTTAAAACCCAACTCAGGATAAACACAACCCTTGGCCTGCTTCAGGCCTGAGCATGTGTGCTGAGGAGCCCAcaaccacctccctcccccagcctctccttTCATCCACAACCACAAGTCTCAAGTCTCCTATGCCTCTGCATTTCCCTGGTCAGTTTACTCTCCCACTCTCTACAATCCAGAAGGCCATTTTCATACCACCTCCTCTCTCCACCAGCCTCATTCAGCAGTGATCTCGTTCAAGTCACCAAGAAAAGAGAAGCCAGAAGAGAAGGCCCACATCCACCCCTGACCTAATCCACCAGCCAACTTGCTTCTGTGCCCGTATATGTGAATACTCCCTGCTCCCCTGTGGCCACCCTCCAACTGTGCCTGAGACACACCCTTCCTCACTAAATTGAGGTTGCCCATCCTACTCCATCAGCAAGCCTTTCCTCCCTGTGGGATTCTTCCCATCTCTGCGCCAAAATCTCACAGCCCTCCAGTTAAGACCCCATTTCTCTTATTTGTTTTCACAGCAAAACTCCAAAGAGTTGCCCATAGTCActgtctccacttcctcagcTCTTTTCTGCCTTGAACCCACTCCATTCTGGCTGTCACCTCCCTTGTCACATGCCATGTCACCTGGTCAAGGATGGCTTCTCGCTGCCAGTCCAGTGGCCTGTCCTCATCCTCATCTTACCTGGCCCTGCAGCACTGGCACAACTCACCGCTGCCTCCTCCCTGAAGCACTTTCTCCACTTGGCTCCTCAGAGCCCACTCTCTTTGCCTGCCTCAACTGCCCCTCTGCCGCTGCCCTTCTCACTTGCTCTGCTTGGACTTCTTGTCTAATTATGCTCGCTCCCTccatgtaagtacactctattcACAGCTCCAAATACCGTCCATGTTGAGCATGATGAACACATTTTCTTCCCCCACCGTCTTCCCAAACTCCAGATTCACATCTTCTGGGATGCCTAATAAGCATGTCTCAAATAAAAGGACCCTTTCTCAAAGCCCGCTTCTCCCTTGTTTTCGGGAAATCACGTCATCTTCTGCCTAGGTGCTCAGGCCAGAATCTCCTAAGTCAGCCCTGACTCCCCCCGCCCATCCCAACCGAGGCCAATCTGTGCTTCCCACAACAGCCCTTCTGGTTCCACCATCACACTCAGGTCAGCCTCCAGCCACTTCTCACCAACTTGCCCGCACCAGTGCATCCAGGCTACTGTCTGTGCACTGCACATTCCTGCAGTCCCCCATTCTCTACATGGTAGCCACAGAGTTCCTATGAAAGTCAATTGTGTTCCTCCACTGCTCAAGACCCTGAGACGGAGCGCATCTCATTCAGGCAGGAGCCAGGCCATTCTGTTGGTCGTCTTGGAGGCCTCTACCACCTATCtgatctctcctttcctttctaacCTCCTGGCCTCCTCTCCATTCCTGGAATGCGCCATGCAGATGCCAGTTCAGGTCTGTCAACGTGGATAGGTCTCCATTCCTCCCTTCACTTAAGTCTTTGCTCAAAGCACCTTCCCTTTCTAAGAGAGCAACTCCTCTCTCAcactctcctctctttccctgctTCACATCTCTTCATAGCCTTGTATCACTAGAGAGGACATCTTAAGAGGTCAGGACTGCCAGCTTTGTTCCCTGCTGTTCGATACAGCAGCACTGCTGTAGAACATCTAGGTGCCGTTCTagtcccagcacctagaacagtctCAAGCAGGCAGGTGCCCAACACAAAGAGAATGCAGGATGAGCGAGTGTCAGTCATCCCAGACAGGTGTGGCAGGACCTACAGATAGGAGGTGATGGGGCCAACAGGGGAAAGTGAAGGGACCCACACGGAGGTAAAGTGCCCCACAGAGGGAAGCGACAGGACCCATAGAGAGGGAGGTAAAGGGACCCACTGAGGGAGATGACAGGACCCCCAAGGGAGAGGTGAGGAGGCATTTCCACCACTCACCACTATGCAGCTTCACATGCTCCTTCAGGTGTTTCTTAAAGTTGAAGGACTTCCCACAAGCCGGCTCCGGGCAGGAGAAGGACTTTTGGTGGATGTGCTGGTACTTCTTGTGGTGCTAGAGAAGGAAGCAGGTGGTGTCCTCAAGGAGACTGCCAGAACTGACCCTGCAGGCAAGCTCCGCTGCCCCTTCGCCATCCCCCAGCAGTTCTCCCTGTCACCGCCAGCTCACATCATCCTGACTAGTCCTCACCCTGATCCCATCCCATCCTGATCCCCACTCTGCCCTCAACTTGTGTTATTTCACCTCCTTGCCACACCCTCCCCTGCAATGCTCAGTTCCCTGTACAAAGTGCCACTCTGGTGACAGTCCTGGTTCCTCAACCATGGATTTGCTACCTGCCAGGGATGGAAATACATTTTGGGTGGGTATGATTATCCTCTGATGTCAGTATTAATGTACAACAATATCGCCTAGATTGCCTACTTTTTATTGACAGCTCACCACAGGTAAATATTGTATGATGTTCTCCTAAATCTGCTTTGGAAACACACACCCTCAACCTGAACACGTTTAAGGGTAGTATATTCTTCAACCTTAACTCTCTAGTTATTTCCgggaaatatttctctttttatctgaCCTAATTTCACATCCTGTCTCACTAAAGTGCATGGACTTTCCCCTTCTCCATAATCCCATTTTCTCATAGTTAAACTGCTGCTGGGGGCTGCTTCAGTCTCCTCCATCAACAGGCTCAAGTACGTCTGACCAGCACTGCTGAATGTTCTCCTCAGTCCAGAGCTTCAACGCCACTTGGGGACTTTCCCCCTCCAAAGTCTCTCCGAAATCCCATCCACCTGTGCCTCTCCATCCCTCAGATGTGGGCTCTCTCCAGCCTCTGGACCTGCCCTGTGACGGCTCCAGCTGAGTGTGGAGCTGGGgtccttccctctctgtgcctcaaaccTTTCCTGCAGTGAGGCTGGGGAGAGGACCATCTCCCAGTTCTCCCGGTGCCAGAACCACCCACTCAAGCCAGCAGGGTGAGGTGGGCAGAGAGCAGACTCGGGAACCCCAGCGCTATCACACACGCCAAGGAGCCTTGGGCGAtgcttaacctttctgtgtgcctttgtttcctcatctgcaaagcagGAACAATATCAGCACCTACTCCATAGGGATGCTGCGAAGATCAAAAGACTTGACACACgtcaagtgcttagaacagtcaTAGCACCCCAAGAGCCTGACGAATGCCACTGTCATCTGTGTGCGGTCCTTGGAGGGCCAGTGCAACAAGCAGTAGCGGACAGCGGGTGCGCACCTGAAGCTTGGTTTTTCCTGGTTTTTTCACCTTATCTACCAGTCGTCTGACTGATTATTAACTGTAGGCAAGCTCTGCTCATACCCCAacccttctcttcctggcttcaAATCCCTCCACGCCCCAGGCTCCATTGCCTGAGCTGCTCCTTCagcccttctccccagccccagcgGCCACACAGAACCCAACCTGTGCCCCTCACACCCTCACATTCAAATACTGCCGGTTGGAGAAGATCCTTCCACAGCCAGGGAAGTCACATGGCAGCAGCTCTCTTTTGGCAGCTTTCCTGGGGGAGGAGAATAGGGAAAAGCATGAGGACTACAGCAGGCTCTCCTCTACCTCCCTCCTCTCACCCCCTTCCCCAGAACCCCCTACCCCAGTCCTACCTAATTCTCTTAGGGCCGATCTGTGCGGTGTCCTCATCCCAGGTGGAGGCCAGAGCAGAGGGAGACTGActcccagggctgtgggcagcaaAGAGGAAGCAGAGGGCCTCAAGAGAGAGCCATGTTGCAGGATGCCCCTGCCCTCTGTCTCAGCCATCAGGTTACCTGGCCATGGGCTGACTCTGCTGGGCCACTTGAAGGGTCCCGGTGAGCTCCAGCTGTACCCCGACTTCTGCAGGCAGAGGAGCTCCAGAACCCAATGAGGATGCTGATGAGGGTGGCAGAGCAAAAGGAACTGGGGGAGCTTCGGGGGCCATGGATGTCTCCCCCTCCTTAAGTTCGTGGGTgacaggggaagggggtgggtgtggggcaTCTGGCTCACTGCTGAAAGGAGAATGAAGAGAATGAGGGCATTCTCTCTGGGCCTTCAGCCCAACCCCAGCCCCTATATCGCAAAGATCCCAAACTTGGAACAACCCAACTCCTATCCCACGATCTCTGTTCACATCTGCTTTCAGCCTTCCTTCTCCCCCAGAGCCTAATTTTACCCCCTTCCACCAAATTCAAAGCCTCCGGTTCTTTATGCCTTCTCCAAAGTCCAGCTTGCCCTCACCACCAACAAGCTCTTCCACAGAGTCTGCAAAGCTCTGGGTTCCCTGAccagctgccccctccctcctcctgctctgctAAGCATCCTCCCTCAGCCCCAACTTGCTCATCTGGGGAGGAGCTGTAGGTCCATGGGCTGGCATCACTGAGCATCTcctcttcatcttcatcttcctccttctcctcttcttctcctggGGGCAGGAAGGTCTCTGGTAGGGGTCCCACCCCCCTGCAGGTTCAAGGAAGGCAAGCTTGAGGTCCTACATGCTCACCCAGACTATCCACCAGGTCTATCCtgtctctcccacccccaacctcaCCTGGGCAACCTGGCCTCCTGAGTCCTCTCATCATGCTCAGATTCCAGACCTGTTGGCACAGGTAGGGTCAAAGGGGAAGGAACTCTGGGCTGGAGGGATGAGGACAGGTGGAATTCTAAGGTCTGAAGTGGTAGGAGGACTcttagaaggaagaggagaggacagaggctACTGGAGTGGGAGGGggtattttattttagagatgatatgttcacatggttcaaaaaaataaagtataaaaaggTACATTGTGAAAAAAACCTCCTTTCCAATACTGTTCCCCAGTCACCTAGCTCTTGCCACAGGCAACCTGATTTCCTACAAGCCCGTCCAGAGATATCTGATACAATCATAAGCACATGCAAATAGACATTCTTTCTCCCCTTATTTTTCCAACAATGGTAACTTACCAATATATGCTATTCTGTATTTTGCTTTTCATACCTAAAAACATATTTCAGGATATATTTCCTTATCAGTATAGAGTTTTTCCATTGAGAAAGGATCATTTTTAGAGAATAGGGTTCTGAGCTACAGAGATGGGAATacttttccctcccttttctccacaactctTCTTTTTCCCAGCCTACCTGCAGGCTCCTGCCTGCTCCTGGCCTCTGGGCACCAGCTTCTTGGGGCAGTACTTGGAAGGACTGGCCTGGGCTCCTCTGGAGGTGTGGGGCCTGAAGAGGGGCCCCAGGAGAAGGTGTGGCCTGCTGAGCACTCCCACACAAGCCCCCCTTCTCGGCCCCCAGGCCCCCGCAGCCCAGGCACCAGGCTGCACTCTCGGCTGTGTGCATGAGACAGGAGCACCAGATACTGCAAACCCTTGGGGGGCAAAGGCTTGGGACCTGGAGGGGTGAAGGTGACAGTCAGGGCAAGCTGCGAGGCCCTCTACTCTTGCCCTGGAGAACCATACCCAGATAGCCCTGTCCCCCAACCCACTGGGCAACCAGGTTCTTAGTCCAGTTTACCATTCTTCATAGCCCAGAACCCCAAGGTCTTGAGACATTGCTCCCTTCCCCACAGGCTGCCCCCATGGAACTACCTTGGGCTCCCCAACTCCCCCACCTCTTCTCAAACTCACTCAGTTCCCTCTAATCCAATCCCCTGAGGGAGGTGTTCCCAGGTCACATCACTCCCTGTTGCCCCTTTTCCCTCTCTGGCTCCTAAGCCCTCACCTCCAGCCATTCCCTACCTACCTGCACAGAGCACACAGACTGAAGAAGTGTACCTGTCAAGGGGACAAGAGGCAGGTCAAGTCCGGCCCCAGCTGGCCAACTGCCCTCAGCTGTGGGCGCTCACATACTTGGGAGCCAACCCTAAGGATCCCCTATTCGCTGGGGACCAAGAGGAGGGGACAGGACCGTGGGAAGCCACAAATCACACAGGCAATCCTGTTAAAGTGAGAAATCTGCCCGTGGAAAGTAGCAGCGGGCCAGCAGCTGGCCCTGGGAATGGGCCTGGGTGTTGTGCGTGGGTGCCCTCCCCCAGAGCCTTGGCCCTGGCTTCTAACCGGTCCAGCAGGAACTTGGCGAGCTGGGAGTGCAGGGAGAAGCCCAGCTGCTCCTTGAGGAGGCACCATTGCTCCATGTGGCCGCCCAGGCGGATGCGGCACTTGCTGCGGCGTGCGTCCAGCTGTCGCCGCTTCTCTCGCCGCGTGCGGCATGCGTCCGCCGGGGAGGCAGCCATGGGCACCAGGGCCTGCAGGATGGAGGAAACACGCATGTGAGCCGACCTGATGGGGGCCCAGTGGCCTGGGCTCCACCTGCTGCTcgggcctgtttcctcatcactGAATCGAGGCAGGGCTAAACCATTTCAACAGCATTCACTGCCATTGGGCCCAAACCTCTCCTACTTACAGGGCGCGCGAACTAACGCAATGGGGTGGATGTCGTGGGGTAGGAGTTAGGGGGACAGGgtcaaaatcagaaaaacagcCTGACCCCGGGCTCACTGAAGTGTTGAAGCAGGAGGTATGGGGAAGGGATGTGAGATTTTCATGGGGAAATTTCAGCTGGGGGTGGACTGGGGCTACGTAACAGTTTAATCTTGAAGAGGGCATGGGCCTTTACTGGCTGAGGGGGGAAGGAGAGGTCGTGTGCATTGGGGCGCTCGatgtgggtggggcctggggtcGGGGGGTCTGGagggctccccccacccccgtctcGGGCCGCCCCACTTAACCCTCACAATGCGTGGGACGGGCCAATCCCAAAGACAGCTTCCAGGCGGCCCAGACAGCCCGCCGCGGCCCACCCAAACCCCAGCCTTACCTGCGCACCCCCACCCGCCCTCAACCCGACTGCGCCTGCGCCTCTCCCGCCTCCTCGTGCGCGGGCCCAGAGAGCCGCAGAAGGACAGGGGCCCACCTCGAGCGCGCGCCGCCGCCGTTTCTCTTTTAAGAGGAAGCCGTCCCCCTCCGCGTCGGCGGCTCCAGCCCGGAACTAGGGCcggggccggggggaggggagagtcGGAGGCGGGCGGCGTGCGCCTGCGCACTGGCCGCTCCGCGCAACGCCTGCCGGGAACCGTGGTTCCCCACATATTATCCATGCGCATCGCTGAACCCTGCCAGAGTTGTGGACAGCCTGCTTCCGTGGCGGGTGCGTGCGCTTGATGACCAAAGTCTTGTGGAAATGGACTGGATAGGGCCAGGTCCAACTCCTGTGTGCCCAACCCCAGCCCTTCTAGCCTGCCCAAGAATGTCTCCTCTGCAATTGTTCCCATTTTGTACTTCACCTTCAATTTCCCTCTCTCATTTGCCACCAACAAGCAAACACGTGCTGCAGAATAAGCCACCTTAAAAACCAACTAGAGCTTTCTCAAGACCCCAATGTCCCCGCCAGCTATTGCCCATTCCTTCTGTTCGCATCAGAAAATCCTCTGAAAAGTTGCCTAGATTCACTGTGGACTCTTCCTCACTTACCATTCTCTCTTCTATTGACTCCAATGGGGTTTTCCTCTCTACCAAGCTACTGGAATGATGCTTCTCAAGGCCACTTGCGGTGGCCACGTTG
This window encodes:
- the ZNF672 gene encoding zinc finger protein 672, which encodes MFAASEVAAADKPYVCSECGKSFRYSTVLLRHERAHGGDSRFRCLDCGERCAQAADLRAHQRAHTGQTLYICSDCGQSFRHSGRLDLHQSTHRRQSRSCPCRACGRRFPHLPALMLHRRRRHPPERPSRCPLCSRTFRQSALCFHQARAHPWGTPAPAADLLHRCAQCPRAFRSSTGLRCHERVHAAQSHGSSTPRQPCAPATHQCGVCGKSFSKSSTLTRHLQTHSGEKPFKCPECGKGFSESATLGRHQRTHTGEKPYACPDCGRCFSESSTLLRHRRSHQGERPHACSTCGKGFGQRSDLVVHQRIHTGERPFPCPECNHRFSDRSDLTKHRRTHTGEKPYRCELCGKLFTCVSNLNVHRRNHAGQKPHKCPECGKAFSVGSKLELHRKTHLGERPAECAECGKCFSHSRSLSQHQRAHTRARTAAATQAPLGAALIFAGQAGQEKLEVSLSRLRETC